Proteins found in one Arthrobacter sp. U41 genomic segment:
- a CDS encoding helix-turn-helix transcriptional regulator: protein MGVEAFRDGAAETGVCRGDGVHGVILGAFGMDWLRDRGRCSIAEPRIEAGLSQRNLETLTGISLPTLNRLESGSHAARMDDVISIARALGCPVEAILDENPVRDRVLVASHANKSTADIAPVKTKLTQFPEMDAHLAARHRCMMPQPNGTCTGLNLTGPPHSRP, encoded by the coding sequence ATGGGCGTTGAGGCGTTCCGTGACGGCGCTGCGGAGACGGGCGTATGCCGGGGTGATGGTGTCCACGGCGTCATTCTAGGAGCATTCGGCATGGACTGGCTCAGAGATCGGGGGAGATGTTCCATCGCCGAACCCCGCATTGAAGCAGGCCTAAGCCAGCGGAATCTTGAGACCCTCACCGGCATCTCGCTGCCCACCTTGAATCGCCTCGAGAGCGGGAGCCACGCGGCCAGGATGGACGATGTCATCTCCATTGCCCGGGCTTTGGGCTGCCCTGTCGAAGCCATCCTGGACGAGAACCCTGTCCGGGACCGCGTCCTCGTGGCCAGCCACGCAAATAAATCCACTGCAGATATTGCCCCGGTCAAAACGAAGCTGACACAGTTCCCCGAGATGGATGCCCATCTGGCGGCACGGCATCGGTGCATGATGCCTCAGCCGAACGGCACCTGTACAGGTTTGAACCTGACCGGTCCTCCGCATTCTCGCCCATAG